The window TATTTTCCTACCAAGTctctaataaaaatgttaaaaatgttcaatttaGCAAAGATGTTGAtcatctttatatatttaacctCCATCTGTTGCTTTTTCATTACATCTCAAAACGTATTATCTCGAGATATTTTATCTCAAAATATATCATCTCCAAATACACCACCCCAATATACATCACCTCAAGATATTTGGTACATTTATGAAGAGCCGATAGAAGATCTAAAACTATATGACACTTACACATTTAAAGATGGTACTTTGATGATTTGGATGGCCtttaaagataaagaaaatccATCATGCATGTTACCTTATTTTCATCTACGATTGATAGAAAGAACAGGACAAATAACATATATAGACCTTAATTACACTTTTCCTCCAGAAGCAGTTTGCCCTGTTAATATGGCTTTCATACCCttaagttataattatataatgataatttatgtTAAGTCAAATAATGGTGTTAAGGGAAAGTATGGcttgataattaattatgacAGCAAGATTATAAGGTAAGTTAAGATGTTGTCATATCCTCATTTATAAAggttgataataatttattttatttttttagtgaaaTCTATTTAGGAAGtgttaatgaatatattaCAGATAGTGGAATATCTGAAAAAGGTTTTATTTGCATTGAAGAACATGATGAAAGAGGAATAGCAGCATGGCATTGGTATAGTGCCCCGTAAGTATTTTTACaagtaaatactttttaaatatttctttgttCAGTTGATTAACTCTTTTCATCTTTACTTTAGAGATATTACAACAGGAAAAGTAGTAGAACTTGGAAGTGGCGAGTTTAGTGTACCAAACCTATTATCATATACttttgtaaatagttttaattttaatttaattgatggTGGGTTTGGATATGcatatattctaaaatatgatgaaatggGATCATCAGCAACAAATGATCCAAATATTCAATACTGGAAAATTTATGTTTCATTTTTAAGAGAGGAAACATATTCACCTACAACACCTTCACTTGTCGACCAAACTActacaaaattaaatagtatagAATTCAAATCATGTTTTTATAACAATGATGCAGGATATATATGTATTGTATCATTAAACAATACAATTACAAATAAGGATCAATCAAGGACCGAAGTGAATTATTATCAGTTAGAATTTTTAACAACTGGGTCTTTTGTACAATTTGGTATGGTCCCTAAAGTAATAAGTAATgcaaacaattttaatttgtcAAGTTTAGTTTATGGAGGATTTCTtgtagaaaaatattatacaaatacaaATGCAAagaacttttatattttagataataatggaaattataaatcaGGAGGATCTTTTGGCCCAGAGTTTGTTCATTATAATATGTTCAGAAGAAATGGTACTTTATTGGGAATAAAGAAACAAACtggtaataaattagaaattttattgaaacctttattaagattaaataatcaaggtaagtttttaatttatttattactttttaattttattttttttaataaaaaaattttttgatttataggAGCAGAATATAATAATCCTGCAATTGAGTCAACAAAGCCAGCTGTCAATGAAGTTATTGATCCTTTAATCAATGAGATTACAATTAAATATGGCATCCCAGTAAGGTTATCTACTgcaaatatttcaatatttcagCTTAATGATGACCCATACAAACCAAGTTTATTACGGCAAACAATCTCAGGAGATTCCAAACTATGTACTATTGGAAGCGATAACCACACTGTGCATATTCCAATTTTCAGTAGTACATTTAATCAGCCAAACTCTTCTTATTATGTGGtagttgataataattttgtcattTCTCAAGAGAGAAATGAACCTTTATTAggaattattaagaaaacttGGATGATTTCAACAagtaatatacatatttttttttaatttttaattttttaattttttactggtcaaatagaaaattaatttaaacttctttattatatttagaaccATTTAAGATCGGACAACATTCAGTTTCAGTCACAGGGTTACTTCGATTGAATGAAGAAGGGAgttcaaaatttcttcaacTAAATCATCAGTCGGagttt of the Rhizophagus irregularis chromosome 3, complete sequence genome contains:
- a CDS encoding uncharacterized protein (SECRETED:cutsite_ITS-QN; SECRETED:prob_0.2888); SECRETED:SignalP(1-24), whose amino-acid sequence is MFNLAKMLIIFIYLTSICCFFITSQNVLSRDILSQNISSPNTPPQYTSPQDIWYIYEEPIEDLKLYDTYTFKDGTLMIWMAFKDKENPSCMLPYFHLRLIERTGQITYIDLNYTFPPEAVCPVNMAFIPLSYNYIMIIYVKSNNGVKGKYGLIINYDSKIISEIYLGSVNEYITDSGISEKGFICIEEHDERGIAAWHWYSAPDITTGKVVELGSGEFSVPNLLSYTFVNSFNFNLIDGGFGYAYILKYDEMGSSATNDPNIQYWKIYVSFLREETYSPTTPSLVDQTTTKLNSIEFKSCFYNNDAGYICIVSLNNTITNKDQSRTEVNYYQLEFLTTGSFVQFGMVPKVISNANNFNLSSLVYGGFLVEKYYTNTNAKNFYILDNNGNYKSGGSFGPEFVHYNMFRRNGTLLGIKKQTGNKLEILLKPLLRLNNQGAEYNNPAIESTKPAVNEVIDPLINEITIKYGIPVRLSTANISIFQLNDDPYKPSLLRQTISGDSKLCTIGSDNHTVHIPIFSSTFNQPNSSYYVVVDNNFVISQERNEPLLGIIKKTWMISTKPFKIGQHSVSVTGLLRLNEEGSSKFLQLNHQSEFFNNIIQEFSKIIPVDEQRITTNGKWQNDPTFPKKVLLSFTINEAKSAMEPSSKTIFDNLGTLIERKRFTALSNYEYSSLIDESASFTITSYFGKFLPLIIIFLVSMIILIILYFLARWKNPEARNIAIFETALIMQDFAVDLTFALLRVHNTPHLIIPNMVFLVVPHVVSLLLAINILLSEVAMNPTFHTWFSELPTLLSICTIFSAIDILAINTLTSNLFGLKIFSAPLSQRSRDIILWGSFINIFAEDIPQLIIQILYFNSVVTYDFIPSLVIISGGLVIMNKLILRSYQALIRWRHRRDEIRNFIRDRRLSAGSIRSLRSNI